The following coding sequences lie in one Arabidopsis thaliana chromosome 3, partial sequence genomic window:
- the PrfB3 gene encoding peptide chain release factor (peptide chain release factor, putative; FUNCTIONS IN: translation release factor activity, codon specific, translation release factor activity; INVOLVED IN: translational termination; LOCATED IN: cytoplasm; EXPRESSED IN: 22 plant structures; EXPRESSED DURING: 13 growth stages; CONTAINS InterPro DOMAIN/s: Class I peptide chain release factor (InterPro:IPR000352), Peptide chain release factor (InterPro:IPR005139); BEST Arabidopsis thaliana protein match is: high chlorophyll fluorescent 109 (TAIR:AT5G36170.2); Has 13500 Blast hits to 13496 proteins in 2706 species: Archae - 0; Bacteria - 9313; Metazoa - 113; Fungi - 108; Plants - 181; Viruses - 0; Other Eukaryotes - 3785 (source: NCBI BLink).), with product MAAKIIGGCCSWRRFYRKRTSSRFLIFSVRASSSMDDMDTVYKQLGLFSLKKKIKDVVLKAEMFAPDALELEEEQWIKQEETMRYFDLWDDPAKSDEILLKLADRAKAVDSLKDLKYKAEEAKLIIQLGEMDAIDYSLFEQAYDSSLDVSRSLHHYEMSKLLRDQYDAEGACMIIKSGSPGAKSQIWTEQVVSMYIKWAERLGQNARVAEKCSLLSNKSGVSSATIEFEFEFAYGYLLGERGVHRLIISSTSNEECSATVDIIPLFLRASPDFEVKEGDLIVSYPAKEDHKIAENMVCIHHIPSGVTLQSSGERNRFANRIKALNRLKAKLLVIAKEQKVSDVNKIDSKNILEPREETRSYVSKGHKMVVDRKTGLEILDLKSVLDGNIGPLLGAHISMRRSIDAI from the exons ATGGCGGCAAAGATTATTGGTGGATGCTGCTCATGGCGACGCTTTTACAGGAAGAGAACATCATCTCGATTTCTGATTTTCTCTGTTCGAGCCTCTAGTTCCATGGATGACATGGACACCGTCTACAAGCAATTGG GATTGTTTtcactaaagaagaagattaaagatGTTGTTCTTAAGGCTGAGATGTTTGCACCGGATGCTCttgagcttgaagaagagcAGTGGataaagcaagaagaaacaatgcGTTACTTTGATTTATGGGATGATCCCGCTAAATCTGATGAGATTCTTCTCAAATTAGCTGATCGAGCTAAAGCAGTCGATTCCCTCAAAGACCTCAAATACAag GCTGAAGAAGCTAAGCTGATCATACAATTGGGTGAGATGGATGCTATAGATTACAGTCTCTTTGAGCAAGCCTATGATTCATCACTCGATGTAAGTAGATCGTTGCATCACTATGAGATGTCTAAGCTTCTTAGGGATCAATATGACGCTGAAGGCGCTTGTATGATTATCAAATCTGGATCTCCAGGCGCAAAATCTCAG ATATGGACAGAGCAAGTTGTAAGTATGTATATCAAATGGGCAGAAAGGCTAGGCCAAAACGCGCGGGTGGCTGAGAAATGTAGTTTATTGAGTAATAAAAGTGGCGTAAGTTCAGCCACGATAGAGTTTGAATTCGAGTTTGCTTATGGTTATCTCTTAGGTGAGCGAGGTGTGCACCGCCTTATCATAAGTTCCACTTCTAATGAG GAATGTTCAGCGACTGTTGATATCATACCACTATTCTTGAGAGCATCTCCTGATTTTGAAGTAAAGGAAGGTGATTTGATTGTATCGTATCCTGCAAAAGAGGATCACAAAATAGCTGAGAATATGGTTTGTATCCACCATATTCCGAGTGGAGTAACACTACAATCTTCAG GAGAAAGAAACCGGTTTGCAAACAGGATCAAAGCTCTAAACCGGTTGAAGGCGAAGCTACTTGTGATAGCAAAAGAGCAAAAGGTTTCGGATGTAAATAAAATCGACAGCAAGAACATTTTGGAACCGCGGGAAGAAACCAGGAGTTATGTCTCTAAGGGTCACAAGATGGTGGTTGATAGAAAAACCGGTTTAGAGATTCTGGACCTGAAATCGGTCTTGGATGGAAACATTGGACCACTCCTTGGAGCTCATATTAGCATGAGAAGATCAATTGATGCGATTTAG
- a CDS encoding glycosyltransferase-like protein (unknown protein; BEST Arabidopsis thaliana protein match is: unknown protein (TAIR:AT2G41451.1); Has 94 Blast hits to 94 proteins in 31 species: Archae - 0; Bacteria - 12; Metazoa - 0; Fungi - 0; Plants - 77; Viruses - 0; Other Eukaryotes - 5 (source: NCBI BLink).): MAGLYSSSSSSKPTLSSSPSSSSSSRLFLLVTLLPLSLACFAFVLQWRGGLDDPVTHWSIDHHEFPGMVTTQEKRSLRRSVSDSGCVDLLGQSRSPSFPYFRNWKFDYHSDLKPRICITTSTSAGLEQTLPWIYFHKVIGVSTFYLFVEGKAASPNVSRVLETIPGVKVIYRTKELEEKQAKSRIWNETWLSSFFYKPCNYELFVKQSLNMEMAITMAQDAGMEWIIHLDTDELIHPSGTHEYSLRKLLGNISADVDVVIFPNYESSVERDDIREPFSEVSMFKKNFDHLLRDVYFGNYKDATRGNPNYFLTYGNGKAAARVQDHLRPNGAHRWHNYRKSPNEVKLEEAAVLHYTYPRFSDLTSRRDRCGCKPTKVDVKRCFMLEFDRAAFIIASTASSEEMLQWYREHVVWTDEKLKLKLLRKGILTRIYAPMVIIQELREAGVFSSVVIAAHKSPSKNSSTADSTSGITRESSQETGKRRVLEFHLDVDGESQASAVPPQSPPGLEATQMEL, encoded by the exons ATGGCGGGTCTAtactcttcctcctcctcctcgaAACCCactctgtcttcttctccttcttcatcatcttcctcgcGTCTTTTCCTGCTCGTGAcccttcttcctctctctctcgcctGTTTCGCCTTCGTTCTCCAATGGCGTGGCGGTCTCGACGACCCCGTTACGCATTGGTCAATAGATCATCACGAGTTTCCCGGAATGGTTACAACCCAAGAGAAACGGTCTCTGCGTCGTTCAGTTTCTGATTCGGGTTGCGTTGATCTTCTAGGTCAGAGTCGTTCCCCTTCGTTTCCTTATTTCCGGAATTGGAAATTTGATTACCACTCGGATCTGAAACCCAGG ATATGCATTACAACAAGCACTTCTGCTGGCTTAGAGCAAACATTGCCATGGATTTACTTTCACAAAGTTATTGgagtttcaacattttatcTATTTGTTGAGGGGAAGGCTGCATCTCCAAATGTGTCTCGAGTTTTGGAGACCATCCCT GGTGTAAAAGTTATTTACAGGACAAaggaattagaagaaaaacaggCTAAAAG CCGGATATGGAATGAGACTTGGCTGTCGAGCTTCTTCTACAAACCGTGTAACTATGAATTATTCGTGAAACAGTCCTTGAACATGGAAATGGCAATCACCATGGCTCAG GACGCTGGTATGGAATGGATCATTCATCTTGACACTGATGAGCTTATACATCCTTCTGGAACCCATGAATATTCTTTACGCAAGTTGCTGGGAAATATTTCTGCAGACGTGGATGTAGTTATCTTTCCAAATTAT GAGAGCAGCGTTGAGAGAGATGATATCAGGGAACCTTTCAGTGAG GTATCAATGTTCAAGAAGAATTTTGACCATCTTCTGAGAGATGTCTACTTTGGAAACTATAAAGATGCCACTCGTGGAAATCCAAACTATTTCTTAACCTATGGAAATGGGAAAGCTGCTGCCCGTGTTCAGGACCATCTTCGTCCCAATGGTGCTCATCGATGGCACAACTACAGAAAGAGTCCAAA TGAGGTcaaacttgaagaagctgcCGTGCTGCACTATACTTATCCCAGATTTTCAGATCTTACTTCAAGACGTGATCGTTGTGGCTGTAAGCCCACTAAAGTGGATGTCAAGAGATGTTTCATGCTAGAGTTTGACAGAGCT GCATTTATTATTGCTTCAACAGCGAGTTCAGAGGAAATGCTGCAATG GTACAGAGAGCATGTTGTGTGGACTGATGAAAAATTGAAGTTGAAACTCCTTAGGAAGGGAATTCTAACCCGCATTTATGCTCCCATG GTTATAATCCAAGAGCTAAGAGAAGCGGGTGTTTTTAGCTCTGTGGTAATCGCAGCTCACAAGTCTCCTTCGAAGAACTCTTCAACTGCTGATTCGACATCAGGCATTACCCGAGAATCATCTCAGGAAACTGGTAAGAGGAGGGTGTTGGAATTCCATCTTGATGTTGACGGTGAATCCCAAGCATCAGCGGTACCACCACAATCGCCTCCAGGCTTGGAAGCAACCCAGATGGAACTATAA
- a CDS encoding glycosyltransferase-like protein, producing the protein MAGLYSSSSSSKPTLSSSPSSSSSSRLFLLVTLLPLSLACFAFVLQWRGGLDDPVTHWSIDHHEFPGMVTTQEKRSLRRSVSDSGCVDLLGQSRSPSFPYFRNWKFDYHSDLKPRICITTSTSAGLEQTLPWIYFHKVIGVSTFYLFVEGKAASPNVSRVLETIPGVKVIYRTKELEEKQAKSRIWNETWLSSFFYKPCNYELFVKQSLNMEMAITMAQDAGMEWIIHLDTDELIHPSGTHEYSLRKLLGNISADVDVVIFPNYESSVERDDIREPFSEVSMFKKNFDHLLRDVYFGNYKDATRGNPNYFLTYGNGKAAARVQDHLRPNGAHRWHNYRKSPNEVKLEEAAVLHYTYPRFSDLTSRRDRCGCKPTKVDVKRCFMLEFDRAAFIIASTASSEEMLQWYREHVVWTDEKLKLKLLRKGILTRIYAPMVSSTNSNHALYLT; encoded by the exons ATGGCGGGTCTAtactcttcctcctcctcctcgaAACCCactctgtcttcttctccttcttcatcatcttcctcgcGTCTTTTCCTGCTCGTGAcccttcttcctctctctctcgcctGTTTCGCCTTCGTTCTCCAATGGCGTGGCGGTCTCGACGACCCCGTTACGCATTGGTCAATAGATCATCACGAGTTTCCCGGAATGGTTACAACCCAAGAGAAACGGTCTCTGCGTCGTTCAGTTTCTGATTCGGGTTGCGTTGATCTTCTAGGTCAGAGTCGTTCCCCTTCGTTTCCTTATTTCCGGAATTGGAAATTTGATTACCACTCGGATCTGAAACCCAGG ATATGCATTACAACAAGCACTTCTGCTGGCTTAGAGCAAACATTGCCATGGATTTACTTTCACAAAGTTATTGgagtttcaacattttatcTATTTGTTGAGGGGAAGGCTGCATCTCCAAATGTGTCTCGAGTTTTGGAGACCATCCCT GGTGTAAAAGTTATTTACAGGACAAaggaattagaagaaaaacaggCTAAAAG CCGGATATGGAATGAGACTTGGCTGTCGAGCTTCTTCTACAAACCGTGTAACTATGAATTATTCGTGAAACAGTCCTTGAACATGGAAATGGCAATCACCATGGCTCAG GACGCTGGTATGGAATGGATCATTCATCTTGACACTGATGAGCTTATACATCCTTCTGGAACCCATGAATATTCTTTACGCAAGTTGCTGGGAAATATTTCTGCAGACGTGGATGTAGTTATCTTTCCAAATTAT GAGAGCAGCGTTGAGAGAGATGATATCAGGGAACCTTTCAGTGAG GTATCAATGTTCAAGAAGAATTTTGACCATCTTCTGAGAGATGTCTACTTTGGAAACTATAAAGATGCCACTCGTGGAAATCCAAACTATTTCTTAACCTATGGAAATGGGAAAGCTGCTGCCCGTGTTCAGGACCATCTTCGTCCCAATGGTGCTCATCGATGGCACAACTACAGAAAGAGTCCAAA TGAGGTcaaacttgaagaagctgcCGTGCTGCACTATACTTATCCCAGATTTTCAGATCTTACTTCAAGACGTGATCGTTGTGGCTGTAAGCCCACTAAAGTGGATGTCAAGAGATGTTTCATGCTAGAGTTTGACAGAGCT GCATTTATTATTGCTTCAACAGCGAGTTCAGAGGAAATGCTGCAATG GTACAGAGAGCATGTTGTGTGGACTGATGAAAAATTGAAGTTGAAACTCCTTAGGAAGGGAATTCTAACCCGCATTTATGCTCCCATGGTTAGTTCCACAAACTCAAACCACGCTCTTTATTTGACATGA
- a CDS encoding uncharacterized protein (Protein of unknown function (DUF626); CONTAINS InterPro DOMAIN/s: Protein of unknown function DUF626, Arabidopsis thaliana (InterPro:IPR006462); BEST Arabidopsis thaliana protein match is: Protein of unknown function (DUF626) (TAIR:AT1G22090.1); Has 148 Blast hits to 147 proteins in 2 species: Archae - 0; Bacteria - 0; Metazoa - 0; Fungi - 0; Plants - 148; Viruses - 0; Other Eukaryotes - 0 (source: NCBI BLink).) encodes MQPSSGRRFTFQTSVYEEACGRLVLTSFIAERRRPGTIIKTSLEREFYRMGSLPEFPLENPFENRNRFYVVDDESELRANDWIRLYLELSVAISDRTTTDHDLSGLRIVSVAIQTMEPPSESSLTAKNATVYIRYIDFCKARCGQNLDRIAVVRRNLQ; translated from the exons ATGCAGCCATCTAGTGGAAGGCGTTTTACTTTTCAGACTTCCGTTTATGAAGAAGCTTGTGGCCGGCTTGTTTTGACCTCCTTTATTGCTGAAAGACGTCGTCCag GGACAATCATTAAAACGTCGTTGGAAAGAGAATTCTACCGCATGGGTAGCTTGCCTGAGTTCCCGCTGGAGAACCCTTTCGAAAACAGAAACCGATTTTACGTGGTGGATGATGAATCAGAGCTGCGAGCCAATGACTGGATTCGTCTGTATCTGGAACTTTCTGTTGCCATATCTGATAGGACCACCACGGATCATGATCTTTCCGGCTTGAGGATTGTGTCAGTAGCCATTCAAACTATGGAGCCACCCAGTGAGTCCTCTCTCACTGCTAAGAATGCAACTGTCTACATAAGGTACATTGACTTTTGTAAGGCTCGCTGTGGTCAGAACCTTGATCGCATAGCTGTAGTTAGAAGAAACCTTCAATGA
- a CDS encoding Glycosyl transferase family 4 protein (Glycosyl transferase family 4 protein; FUNCTIONS IN: UDP-N-acetylglucosamine-dolichyl-phosphate N-acetylglucosaminephosphotransferase activity; INVOLVED IN: polysaccharide biosynthetic process; LOCATED IN: endoplasmic reticulum, plasma membrane; EXPRESSED IN: 16 plant structures; EXPRESSED DURING: 10 growth stages; CONTAINS InterPro DOMAIN/s: Glycosyl transferase, family 4, conserved region (InterPro:IPR018481); BEST Arabidopsis thaliana protein match is: UDP-glcnac-adolichol phosphate glcnac-1-p-transferase (TAIR:AT2G41490.1); Has 6923 Blast hits to 6922 proteins in 2293 species: Archae - 137; Bacteria - 5522; Metazoa - 126; Fungi - 129; Plants - 61; Viruses - 0; Other Eukaryotes - 948 (source: NCBI BLink).): protein MTARKRTPSVSNSEKLALPEPASSPTVQKTSVSGEDFQLAPPKLGVIFVISSLLCSLYLYLLCFHYNVDNELKRPILINAGLSLVGFFVTLKLIPVAARYVLRRNMFGFDINKRGTPQGEVRVPESLGIVVGIVFLIVAIVFQFFNFTEDSVWLVEYNAALASICFMILLGFVDDVLDVPWRVKLLLPSFATLPLLMAYAGHTTIVIPKPLVSYIGLEVFDLGRIYKLYMALLAVFCTNSINIHAGLNGLEIGQTVVIAAAILIHNVMQIGASVDTEYHQAHAFSIYLTQPLMATSLAMLAYNWYPSAVFVGDTYTVFAGMTMAVVGILGHFSETLLIFFLPQVLNFLLSLPQLAGIVKCPRHRLPKYDPATGLLTGTKDGTLVNVYLRIFGRKTEKSLCIHLLVFQALACAFCFMLRHFLAGWYK from the exons ATGACTGCTCGTAAGAGAACTCCTTCAGTGTCCAATTCGGAGAAACTAGCTCTACCTGAACCTGCATCTTCCCCGACGGTTCAGAAGACCTCTGTTTCCGGAGAGGATTTCCAGCTCGCGCCGCCGAAATTGGGCGTGATTTTCGTGATCTCTTCGCTTCTGTGTTCGCTTTATCTTTACCTTCTCTGTTTCCACTACAATGTTGACAATGAGCTCAAGCGTCCGATCCTCATTAACGCTGGGCTTAGCTTGGTTGGATTCTTTGTCACACTCAAGTTGATTCCTGTAGCTGCTAGATACGTTCTGAGGCGtaatatgtttggttttgatatcaACAAAAGAGGCACTCCTCAAGGAGAAGTTAGAGT GCCTGAGTCATTGGGAATTGTTGTCGGTATTGTCTTCTTGATAGTGGCGATTGTATTTCAGTTCTTTAATTTCACTGAAGATTCGGTG TGGCTTGTGGAGTATAATGCAGCACTGGCGTCTATTTGCTTCATGATATTGCTTGGATTTGTAGATGACGTCCTTGATGTGCCTTGGAGAGT GAAACTTCTCTTGCCATCTTTTGCAACCCTTCCACTGTTGATGGCTTATGCTGGACATACAACTATCGTCATACCGAAACCTTTAGTTTCTTATATTGGCTTGGAAGTGTTTGATCTAG GACgtatatataagttatatatgGCGCTACTGGCTGTCTTTTGCACAAATTCTATTAACATTCACGCTGGTTTGAATGGCCTTGAAATCGGTCAAACCGTAGTTATTGCAGCTGCT ATTCTGATACACAACGTTATGCAAATCGGAGCATCTGTTGATACTGAGTATCATCAAGCTCATGCCTTCTCAATCTATCTTACTCAGCCATTGATGGCAACATCCTTGGCAATGCTTGCCTACAATTG GTACCCTTCTGCAGTTTTTGTTGGAGACACTTACACAGTCTTTGCTGGAATGACTATGGCAGTTGTTGGCATTCTCGGTCACTTCAG TGAAACCCtgttaatcttttttcttcctcaagtGTTGAACTTTTTACTGTCACTTCCGCAG CTTGCTGGCATTGTCAAATGTCCACGACATCGTCTCCCCAA GTATGATCCTGCTACGGGACTGTTAACAGGAACAAAAGATGGGACACTCGTGAACGTCTACTTGAGGATTTTTGGTAGGAAAACAGAAAAGTCTCTATgtattcatcttcttgttttccaG GCTCTTGCTTGCGCATTTTGTTTCATGCTTAGGCATTTTCTAGCTGGTTGGTACAAATAA
- the AGL16 gene encoding AGAMOUS-like 16 (AGAMOUS-like 16 (AGL16); FUNCTIONS IN: sequence-specific DNA binding transcription factor activity; INVOLVED IN: regulation of transcription, DNA-dependent, stomatal lineage progression; LOCATED IN: nucleus; EXPRESSED IN: 26 plant structures; EXPRESSED DURING: 13 growth stages; CONTAINS InterPro DOMAIN/s: Transcription factor, MADS-box (InterPro:IPR002100), Transcription factor, K-box (InterPro:IPR002487); BEST Arabidopsis thaliana protein match is: AGAMOUS-like 21 (TAIR:AT4G37940.1); Has 7328 Blast hits to 7327 proteins in 923 species: Archae - 0; Bacteria - 10; Metazoa - 652; Fungi - 320; Plants - 6229; Viruses - 0; Other Eukaryotes - 117 (source: NCBI BLink).): MGRGKIAIKRINNSTSRQVTFSKRRNGLLKKAKELAILCDAEVGVIIFSSTGRLYDFSSSSMKSVIERYSDAKGETSSENDPASEIQFWQKEAAILKRQLHNLQENHRQMMGEELSGLSVEALQNLENQLELSLRGVRMKKDQMLIEEIQVLNREGNLVHQENLDLHKKVNLMHQQNMELHEKVSEVEGVKIANKNSLLTNGLDMRDTSNEHVHLQLSQPQHDHETHSKAIQLNYFSFIA, encoded by the exons ATGGGAAGGGGCAAGATCGCGATTAAGAGGATCAATAACTCTACGAGCCGTCAGGTTACGTTCTCGAAGCGAAGGAATGGATTGTTGAAGAAAGCTAAGGAGCTTGCGATTCTCTGCGATGCTGAGGTTGgtgtcatcatcttctccagcACCGGTAGGCTCTACGATTTCTCCAGCTCCAG CATGAAATCGGTCATAGAGAGATACAGCGATGCCAAAGGAGAAACCAGTTCAGAAAATGATCCCGCTTCAGAAATTCAG TTCTGGCAAAAGGAGGCTGCGATTCTAAAGCGTCAGCTACATAACTTGCAAGAAAACCACCG GCAAATGATGGGGGAGGAGCTCTCTGGACTAAGTGTAGAAGCTTTACAGAATTTGGAAAATCAGCTTGAATTGAGCCTTCGTGGCGTTCGAATGAAAAAG GATCAAATGTTAATCGAAGAAATACAAGTACTTAACCGAGAG GGGAATCTCGTTCACCAAGAGAATTTAGACCTCCACAAGAAAGTAAACCTAATGCACCAACAGAACATGGAACTACATGAAAAG GTTTCAGAGGTCGAGGGTGTGAAAATCGCAAACAAGAATTCTCTTCTCACAAATGGTCTAGACATGAGAGATACCTCGAACGAACATGTCCATCTTCAGCTCAGCCAACCGCAGCATGATCATGAGACGCATTCAAAAGCTATCCAACTCAACTATTTTTCCTTCATTGCATAA
- the AGL16 gene encoding AGAMOUS-like 16 (AGAMOUS-like 16 (AGL16); FUNCTIONS IN: sequence-specific DNA binding transcription factor activity; INVOLVED IN: regulation of transcription, DNA-dependent, stomatal lineage progression; LOCATED IN: nucleus; EXPRESSED IN: 26 plant structures; EXPRESSED DURING: 13 growth stages; CONTAINS InterPro DOMAIN/s: Transcription factor, MADS-box (InterPro:IPR002100), Transcription factor, K-box (InterPro:IPR002487); BEST Arabidopsis thaliana protein match is: AGAMOUS-like 21 (TAIR:AT4G37940.1); Has 7191 Blast hits to 7190 proteins in 917 species: Archae - 0; Bacteria - 14; Metazoa - 643; Fungi - 316; Plants - 6129; Viruses - 0; Other Eukaryotes - 89 (source: NCBI BLink).) encodes MGRGKIAIKRINNSTSRQVTFSKRRNGLLKKAKELAILCDAEVGVIIFSSTGRLYDFSSSSMKSVIERYSDAKGETSSENDPASEIQFWQKEAAILKRQLHNLQENHRQMMGEELSGLSVEALQNLENQLELSLRGVRMKKVLML; translated from the exons ATGGGAAGGGGCAAGATCGCGATTAAGAGGATCAATAACTCTACGAGCCGTCAGGTTACGTTCTCGAAGCGAAGGAATGGATTGTTGAAGAAAGCTAAGGAGCTTGCGATTCTCTGCGATGCTGAGGTTGgtgtcatcatcttctccagcACCGGTAGGCTCTACGATTTCTCCAGCTCCAG CATGAAATCGGTCATAGAGAGATACAGCGATGCCAAAGGAGAAACCAGTTCAGAAAATGATCCCGCTTCAGAAATTCAG TTCTGGCAAAAGGAGGCTGCGATTCTAAAGCGTCAGCTACATAACTTGCAAGAAAACCACCG GCAAATGATGGGGGAGGAGCTCTCTGGACTAAGTGTAGAAGCTTTACAGAATTTGGAAAATCAGCTTGAATTGAGCCTTCGTGGCGTTCGAATGAAAAAGGTTTTGATGCTGTGA
- the AGL16 gene encoding AGAMOUS-like 16, whose amino-acid sequence MLQWMLLGLHYLSTTLYNYETTLFFGSMKSVIERYSDAKGETSSENDPASEIQFWQKEAAILKRQLHNLQENHRQMMGEELSGLSVEALQNLENQLELSLRGVRMKKDQMLIEEIQVLNREGNLVHQENLDLHKKVNLMHQQNMELHEKVSEVEGVKIANKNSLLTNGLDMRDTSNEHVHLQLSQPQHDHETHSKAIQLNYFSFIA is encoded by the exons ATGTTGCAGTGGATGTTGCTTGGGTTACATTACCTATCAACCACACTCTACAACTATGAAACTACTCTCTTTTTTGGCAGCATGAAATCGGTCATAGAGAGATACAGCGATGCCAAAGGAGAAACCAGTTCAGAAAATGATCCCGCTTCAGAAATTCAG TTCTGGCAAAAGGAGGCTGCGATTCTAAAGCGTCAGCTACATAACTTGCAAGAAAACCACCG GCAAATGATGGGGGAGGAGCTCTCTGGACTAAGTGTAGAAGCTTTACAGAATTTGGAAAATCAGCTTGAATTGAGCCTTCGTGGCGTTCGAATGAAAAAG GATCAAATGTTAATCGAAGAAATACAAGTACTTAACCGAGAG GGGAATCTCGTTCACCAAGAGAATTTAGACCTCCACAAGAAAGTAAACCTAATGCACCAACAGAACATGGAACTACATGAAAAG GTTTCAGAGGTCGAGGGTGTGAAAATCGCAAACAAGAATTCTCTTCTCACAAATGGTCTAGACATGAGAGATACCTCGAACGAACATGTCCATCTTCAGCTCAGCCAACCGCAGCATGATCATGAGACGCATTCAAAAGCTATCCAACTCAACTATTTTTCCTTCATTGCATAA